The genome window TCACGACCGGCAGCGTCTCGCTCGGTGGCCTGTATCGTTTGAATACCGCGTGGTCCGTCGCTGCCGATGTCGCCTACACGGAGCGTGCGCCCACCTTCTACGAGCTGTATGCCAACGGCCCGCACGACGCCACCGGGCAATACCTGATCGGCAACGCCGACGCGCAAAAAGAGAAATCCGTGTCGACCGATCTGGCGCTACGGTTCGCCAGCGGACCGGACAAAGGCAGCCTCGGCGTGTTCTATAGCCGGTTCTCCAACTATCTGACCGAATACAATACCGGCAACCAGGTCGACGACGACGGCGCCGTCGTTCCCAGCGGCACGGCCGATGCCCTGAACCAAGCGGTCTATCGCGGTGTCCGTGCCGAATTTTATGGTGTGGAAGCGAGCACGACCAAACGCGTCTTCACGCACGGGCCGCATCATGTCGATATCGACCTCGGCGCCGACTACACGCATGCACGCAATGCCGACACCGGCGAGCCGCTGCCCCGCATCGCGCCATTGCGCCTGACCTTCAGCCCGTCGTATGGTTATGGGCCATTCGGCGCACGCGCGACGTTGGTCCATGCGTGGCGTCAGGCACGCGTTCCCGCCGACGATACCAGCACTGGCAGCTACACGACGCTCGGCCTTTCCCTGACCTATCGCTTCCGCATTGGCAGTACGCAATGGCTCGGTTATCTGCGCGGCGATAACCTGACCAATCAGGACATCCGCTACGCCAGTTCGGTGGTGCGCGATATTGCGCCGCAGATGGGGCGGAGTGTCACCGTCGGTCTGCGCACCACGTTCTAAACCGTCAACGGACGGGCATGCCGGTCCGTCCGACCCGCGCCAGTCTCGCTTTTTGCATCCGTTTGCGAAAAGCAAGACTGGCGCGCGAAGTCATCGCCTCTCAGACCCGTCCGTATTCGGGCTGGCGGCCGTTTTCGTGACCGTTCCTCGTTTATGATCCCCTTCTCACGCGGCAGCCAAGCGTCTGCATCCCATTTTGCCCCTTGGATGCTTTTCTACGGACTACTAACGTTACACTATAACGTTAAGCCAGGATGCACGTGTGCCGCTGCTTGCGTATGGTTCTCCATACCGATCACTCAGGAATGCACCCGATGCCGTCACCTTCCTCCTCGTCCGCCTTAGGCATTGCCCTCGCATTGGTCCTTACCGGACCGGCGTGCGCCGCGCCACCGTTGGAATCGACGTCGGAGGCCGACGAACAGGAGGAGGCGCGGCCGGAATCGGATCGTCGGCGCGTGTCGCCACGGACGCCGGTCCCACCGATACACGCGCCGCAGTCGCCAGTGTTCGTCACGGCAAACCCGCTGGGCGCGCGAGACATGATCTCGCCCGTCACCACGCTCTCCGGCGACGCCCTGACCGTGCGCGGCGCGCAGTCGCTGGGCGAAACATTGAACGGGTTACCCGGTGTCTCCACCACCAGCTATGGACCGATGGTCGGCCGGCCGATTATCCGCGGCATGGATGGCGACCGGATCCGTATCCTGCAAAACGGCGTGGCGGCACTCGATGCGTCCTCGCTCTCCTTCGACCACGCCGTACCGCAAGACCCGCTGTCGATCGAGCGGATCGAAATCGTTCGCGGGCCTGCCGCCTTGCTCTATGGCGGCAACGCCATCGGCGGTGTCGTCAACACGATCGATAACCGGATTCCCCGCTCCGCCATCGACGGCGTCACCGGGGTCACCGACATCAACGTCACCTCCGGCAATCGCGCGCGTGCCGCCGCCGCGCAGATCGAAGCCGGCAATGGCAGATTGAATTTTCATGCCGATGTCTTTACGCGGAAATCCGGCGAACTACGTATTCCCGGTTTCGCCCGCAGTTCCGAGCTGCGACGTACCGACCCGGCCTCGCTGGCACACCCGTACGGCACGCTGCCGAACAGCGACGGCCAATGGTCCGGCGGCAGCTTCGGCGGCTCGGTGACCTGGGCCGATGGCTATGCCGGGCTGGCTTACAACGGCTATACATCGCAGTACGGCTCCGTCGCGGAGCAACGTGTCCGACTGCGGATGCGGCAGAACCGTCTGGCCTGGGCTTCGGAATTTCGCAATCTCAACGGCCTCTTCAGCCGCGTGAAACTCGACATTGCGGCAACCGACTACCTGCACCGGGAGGTGGACAACGGCCGCGAGCACGGCGTGTTTCAGAATCGCGGATTCGATGGCCGACTCGAAGCGCGGCATCGGCGCATTGGCCCTTTCGATGGGGCCATCGGTGTGCAGTTCGGGCAATATACCTTCTCGACCACCGGCGACCACGCCATGGTGCCGACCACCCGCACCACGCAAATCGCCCTGTTCGCGCTGGAGGAATGGCAAGCGACCGACCGCTTGAAAATGAGCGTGGGCGGCCGCCTCGAGCGCGCGACGCTCGCTCCCACCGCTGCAAACGCCACGACCGATAAACGGTTCTCCGGTGCCAAGGGACGCGCCTTCACCAATACCAGCATGTCGCTGGGTGGCCTGTACCAATTGGCACCGGCCTGGTCGATCGCGACGTCACTGGCCTATTCCGAGCGCGCGCCCACGTTCTACGAGGTCTACGCCGATGGTCCGCATGACGCCACCGGGCAATACCTGCGGGGCAATGCCAATGCGAAAAAAGAAAAATCGATCTCGGCCGATTTGGCGCTGCGCTTCGCGCACGGGACGGACCGTGGCAGCATCGGCGTGTTCTACAACCGATTCTCGAATTACCTCGCCGAATACAATACGGGCAGCCGCGTCGGGGAAGCACCGGGTCATTCGCATGACCATGACCATGCGCACGGTGGCCATGGACAGCGGCACGATCACGATCATGCCGACGGCTGCGATCACGCGCATCACAGCTTGGCGGAAGCGGAGTATCGCGGCGTTCGCGCCGAGTTCTACGGCCTGGAAGCTAGCGCCAGCAAACGGATTTTTGCCCGCGGCCCACACCACGTCGATGTCGATCTGAGCGCCGACTATACACGGGCGCGTAATGCCGATACCGGCGAGCCGCTGCCCCGCATCTCGCCGCTGCGGCTGACGCTCGGCGCGGCGTATGGCCACGGCGCATTCGGCGCACGCGCGACGGTGGTGCATGCACGCGGACAATCCCGCGTGCCGCAAAACGATACGATCAGCGCGGGATATACGACGGTGGGCGTCGCCTTGACCTATCGCTTCCGCGTTGGAAGCACCCAATGGCTGGCCTATCTCCGCGGCGACAACCTCACCAATCAGACCGTCCGCTACGCAAGCTCCGTGGTCCGGAACGTCGCCCCGCAAATGGGGCGCAGCGCGACGCTAGGGCTGCGCACCACCTTCTGAGATCACAACGGCGCCGACAGACATCGCGTGCGCGCTATACGGCCAGACACGCCGCCGCGTCGAGGCGCCGTTGCGTCAGGCGCCGGCGCGGCGACGTTCGTAGGTCTTCAAATGCAGGAAGACCACATCCAACATCGTCGGCGAAGTCGCGCCGGGCGGGCGCCGCGCGATCAGATCGCCAATCAGATGTTGCGCCTCGACTTGTCCGCCGCGTTCGAGGTCCTTGCACATCGAGGCGGTCATCGTCGAATCCGGATCGGTCGCGACGCTGCGGATACGCTTGATGATCGCTTCGGCCGGATCCTGACCGTTAGCGCGGGCAATGGCCAGGCATTCCTCGAACAACGCCGAAACGAAGGCTTCGCCGCCGCTTTGCATGATCGTGCCGACCGCGCCACGCATCAGACAGGTCATGCCGGCCAAGGTGGCGATCTGCACCCACTTCTCCCACATCTCGCCTTGAATACGGGGCGACAGCACGTTCTCGATATTCGCGCCCGCCATCGCCTCCGACA of Robbsia sp. KACC 23696 contains these proteins:
- a CDS encoding TonB-dependent receptor, whose product is MPSPSSSSALGIALALVLTGPACAAPPLESTSEADEQEEARPESDRRRVSPRTPVPPIHAPQSPVFVTANPLGARDMISPVTTLSGDALTVRGAQSLGETLNGLPGVSTTSYGPMVGRPIIRGMDGDRIRILQNGVAALDASSLSFDHAVPQDPLSIERIEIVRGPAALLYGGNAIGGVVNTIDNRIPRSAIDGVTGVTDINVTSGNRARAAAAQIEAGNGRLNFHADVFTRKSGELRIPGFARSSELRRTDPASLAHPYGTLPNSDGQWSGGSFGGSVTWADGYAGLAYNGYTSQYGSVAEQRVRLRMRQNRLAWASEFRNLNGLFSRVKLDIAATDYLHREVDNGREHGVFQNRGFDGRLEARHRRIGPFDGAIGVQFGQYTFSTTGDHAMVPTTRTTQIALFALEEWQATDRLKMSVGGRLERATLAPTAANATTDKRFSGAKGRAFTNTSMSLGGLYQLAPAWSIATSLAYSERAPTFYEVYADGPHDATGQYLRGNANAKKEKSISADLALRFAHGTDRGSIGVFYNRFSNYLAEYNTGSRVGEAPGHSHDHDHAHGGHGQRHDHDHADGCDHAHHSLAEAEYRGVRAEFYGLEASASKRIFARGPHHVDVDLSADYTRARNADTGEPLPRISPLRLTLGAAYGHGAFGARATVVHARGQSRVPQNDTISAGYTTVGVALTYRFRVGSTQWLAYLRGDNLTNQTVRYASSVVRNVAPQMGRSATLGLRTTF